The stretch of DNA GCGAGGAAGTCCTTCAGCCGGGGCGGTCGCAGCGTCCCGTACGCGACGTTTCTGGGCACGCTCTCGGTCGTGACGTTCATCCCGTCGGATCTGCAGCTCGTCACCGGCGCGCCTGCCCTGCGGCGTGCGTTCTTGAACACCGCCCTCTCGCAGCAGGAGCGCGCCTACTACGCGAACCTCGCGCGTTACCTAGGAGCCCTGCGGCAGAAGAACGCCTTGCTGCGCGCGCCGGGCGAGCCGGACCAAACCCTTGTCGAAACCTACGAGAGCGAGCTCGTGCGCAGCGGTGCGAGCCTCATGATCGCGCGGCGCGCATTCGTCGCGGCGCTCGATCGCGAAGCGAGCAGCTTGCACGCACGATGGTCGGGAGGGGCGGAACGGCTGGAGCTGCGCTATCTGCCCAACGTGCCTTTCGGCGAGCAGTCGGACGAGGAGATCCGGGAATCGATTGCGCGGCGGCTACGCGAGACGCGTGCGATGGAGCGCGCCAGGCGCGCGACCGTCGTCGGGCCCCATCGCGACGACCTGGCATTCGTGCTCGACGAGAGGCCGCTGGCAGCCTTCGGCTCGCAGGGGCAACAGCGCACGGCGGTGCTCGCGGTTAAGGCTGCCGAATATGCCGTCATGCGCGATCGCTCGGGGTTGACGCCGCTCCTCTTGCTCGACGATCTCCTTTCAGAGCTCGACGAACAGCGTGCGGCAGCATTTCTCGGCGGCGTCGGCGCGTACGAGCAAGCGTACGTAACGGCGACCCATCGCCCCGCCGGCCTGCCCGAGCGCGGTACGGTCTTTTTCGTCGAAGCCGCCGCGGTGCGACGAGCCGCGGCATGCTGAAGCGGCTGGGGGAAGCGCTCGCGAGCTGGTCGCCGCGAGGCGAGGAGGAGGGCGGGGATCCGCTCGCACGCGTGAGCGCGGCGTGGCCGCAGGTCGTCGGCGCGGAGGTCGCGCGCAACTCGCAGCCGGTGCGCATCGCCGGCGACGCGCTCGTCGTCGCTACCCGTTCGAGCGCCTGGAGCGAGCAGCTCAGCTTTCTTTCCGAGCGCATTCTCGCATCGCTTCGCGAGCGATTCGGGTTGAAAGAGGTGCGGAGGTTGCGTTTCCGCGGTGGTCGATTCGTACGCCCTGCCGCCGCACGCGTGATTCGCGGGAGTGTCGGCAGCGGCACGCGCCGACGCGTCAGGGCTCGCGATGCGACCTCCTCGCCCGAAGAAGCAATCGCGCGGTTTCGAGTCGACGTGACGCGCGCTCGGCGGGCGAAAGAGGACGCCGGGTGGAAGCAATGCGGCAGATGCGCGAGCTTGGTCCCGCCCGGCGAGCGCGCGACGTGCGCCGCGTGCGCGATCGCCGCAGCACAAGAGCGAGAGCGGCTCGTGACACGGCTGCTCTTCGAAGTGCCGTGGCTCGGTTATGCCGGGATCGCTGCGCTCGTCGACGGCTTGGGGAGGGACGAATACGAGACGATACGCGCGCGCCTGTTGGCGCGCTGGTGGGAGACGCTCGCACGCGCCGCGCGTGCCAAACGCCTGTCGCGCGACCGTCGCGAACGGCTCGTGGCAAGCTCCTACGTCATCGTGAAGAGCGGGCTCGAGCCGGAGCGCATCGCGCCGGAGACGATGCACGCGGTTCTCGGAGACGAGATTTT from Candidatus Dormiibacterota bacterium encodes:
- the recF gene encoding DNA replication/repair protein RecF, translated to MRLERISLSNFRNYTHLELEPQPGLNVFIGANAQGKSNLLEAIAMLGVGKSFRAGRDADAIRNGEERAAIGGEVVRDGERLRVACSILRTETGARKSFSRGGRSVPYATFLGTLSVVTFIPSDLQLVTGAPALRRAFLNTALSQQERAYYANLARYLGALRQKNALLRAPGEPDQTLVETYESELVRSGASLMIARRAFVAALDREASSLHARWSGGAERLELRYLPNVPFGEQSDEEIRESIARRLRETRAMERARRATVVGPHRDDLAFVLDERPLAAFGSQGQQRTAVLAVKAAEYAVMRDRSGLTPLLLLDDLLSELDEQRAAAFLGGVGAYEQAYVTATHRPAGLPERGTVFFVEAAAVRRAAAC
- a CDS encoding DUF721 domain-containing protein, which codes for MLKRLGEALASWSPRGEEEGGDPLARVSAAWPQVVGAEVARNSQPVRIAGDALVVATRSSAWSEQLSFLSERILASLRERFGLKEVRRLRFRGGRFVRPAAARVIRGSVGSGTRRRVRARDATSSPEEAIARFRVDVTRARRAKEDAGWKQCGRCASLVPPGERATCAACAIAAAQERERLVTRLLFEVPWLGYAGIAALVDGLGRDEYETIRARLLARWWETLARAARAKRLSRDRRERLVASSYVIVKSGLEPERIAPETMHAVLGDEIFALLYEVRE